A genomic region of Longimicrobium sp. contains the following coding sequences:
- a CDS encoding SusD/RagB family nutrient-binding outer membrane lipoprotein, producing MKNSILVRLAPMLALTLGAAACDGLTDLNEDPNAPTEVPARFLLTDGQQDAADRLLGTSFNIDYSSVLVQHLAQIQYAEEDLYLYRSADTDLLFREAYSGYLMDFHTVARLGEAEGEPNVQAAGLIMKSWGMQNLTDMWGDLPYSEAFGGIEGGVITPKYDTQAQIYDKMLADVTAAAAMIKTGDNPLGAQDLIYGGNGAKWQKFANSLRLRMAMRMADANPTKARTEFVAALAGPGGVFTSSADNAQICYTSTTRNPWFTYWQSRPGDYRVGRVLVDTLKSLSDPRLSAFAQPITATKTYGGRTLAAGEMYYEGLPAGLAANNYGFTQVSQPGAALLAQTACLPVLTYEEVLFLRAEAAARGFTADNAQAMYQAAVTASMVRWGGTEAEAQAYLAQPRVMWNAANWRPLIGLQKWIALYGQGLEAYAEVRRLDNPVLRPGPDAVLQNSIPARYPYPFSEETFNATNLQEAMTRQGITGASTAQTAKVWWDKS from the coding sequence ATGAAGAACTCGATCCTGGTCCGCCTCGCACCCATGCTCGCCCTGACCCTGGGCGCCGCGGCGTGCGACGGCCTGACCGACCTGAACGAAGATCCGAACGCCCCGACCGAGGTTCCCGCCAGGTTCCTGCTGACCGACGGCCAGCAGGACGCGGCGGACCGGCTGCTCGGGACCAGCTTCAACATCGATTACAGCTCGGTACTGGTGCAGCACCTGGCCCAGATCCAGTACGCCGAAGAAGACCTGTACCTGTACCGCTCCGCGGACACCGACCTCCTGTTCCGCGAGGCGTACTCCGGGTACCTGATGGACTTCCACACGGTCGCCCGGCTCGGCGAAGCCGAGGGCGAGCCCAACGTGCAGGCCGCCGGCCTCATCATGAAGTCGTGGGGCATGCAGAACCTGACCGACATGTGGGGCGACCTGCCGTACTCCGAGGCGTTCGGGGGGATCGAGGGCGGCGTGATCACGCCCAAGTACGACACCCAGGCGCAGATCTACGACAAGATGCTGGCGGACGTGACCGCGGCGGCCGCGATGATCAAGACGGGCGACAACCCGCTGGGTGCCCAGGACCTGATCTACGGCGGCAACGGGGCGAAGTGGCAGAAGTTCGCCAACTCGCTGCGGCTGCGCATGGCCATGCGCATGGCGGACGCGAACCCCACCAAGGCCCGCACCGAGTTCGTGGCGGCACTGGCCGGACCGGGCGGCGTGTTCACGTCGTCGGCCGACAACGCGCAGATCTGCTACACCTCGACCACCCGCAACCCGTGGTTCACCTACTGGCAGAGCCGGCCCGGTGACTACCGCGTGGGCCGTGTGCTGGTCGACACCCTGAAGTCGCTTTCGGATCCGCGGCTTTCCGCGTTCGCGCAGCCGATCACCGCCACGAAGACGTACGGCGGCCGGACGCTCGCCGCGGGCGAGATGTACTACGAGGGGCTGCCGGCCGGGCTGGCCGCGAACAACTACGGCTTCACCCAGGTTTCGCAGCCGGGCGCGGCGCTTCTGGCCCAGACCGCCTGCCTGCCGGTGCTGACGTACGAGGAGGTGCTCTTCCTGCGGGCCGAAGCCGCGGCTCGCGGCTTCACCGCCGACAACGCCCAGGCGATGTACCAGGCGGCGGTCACCGCGTCGATGGTCCGCTGGGGTGGCACCGAGGCCGAGGCCCAGGCCTACCTGGCCCAGCCCCGCGTGATGTGGAACGCCGCCAACTGGCGCCCGCTCATCGGCCTGCAGAAGTGGATCGCGCTGTACGGGCAGGGGCTCGAGGCGTACGCCGAAGTGCGGCGCCTGGACAACCCGGTGCTCCGTCCGGGGCCGGACGCCGTGCTGCAGAACAGCATCCCCGCCCGGTACCCGTATCCGTTCTCGGAGGAGACGTTCAACGC